The following coding sequences lie in one Phragmites australis chromosome 8, lpPhrAust1.1, whole genome shotgun sequence genomic window:
- the LOC133926661 gene encoding LRR receptor kinase SERL2-like, whose protein sequence is MTTKNYLKDPDGVLKNWDQDSVDPCREAPSQNLCGLLSPSIGNLTNLEPVIVGNPLICGANTEKRLLRDCTNANVLQLKELTGYSTTGQN, encoded by the exons ATGACGACCAAGAATTACCTCAAGGACCCCGATGGCGTGCTCAAGAACTGGGATCAGGACTCTGTGGATCCCTGCAG GGAGGCCCCAAGCCAGAATCTCTGTGGCCTGCTCTCCCCAAGCATAGGAAACCTGACCAATCTTGAGCCTGT CATAGTCGGGAATCCTTTGATCTGCGGTGCGAATACAGAGAAAAGATTGTTACGGGATTGCACCAATGCCAATGTCCTCCAACTTAAAGAGCTCACAGGGTACTCTACCACCGGTCAAAACTAA